In a genomic window of Piliocolobus tephrosceles isolate RC106 chromosome 1, ASM277652v3, whole genome shotgun sequence:
- the PALMD gene encoding palmdelphin, producing MEEAELVKGRLQAITDKRKIQEEISQKRLKIEEDKLKHQHLKKKALREKWLLDGISSGKEQEEMKKQNQQDQHQIQILEQSILRLEKEIQDLEKAELQISTKEEAILKKLKSIEQTTEDIIRSVKVEREERAEESIEDIYANIPDLPKSYIPSRLRKEINEEKEDDEQNRRALYAMEIKVEKDLKTGESTVLSSIPLPSEDFKGTGIKVYDDGQKSVYAVSSNHSAAYNGTDGLAPVEVEELLRQASERNSKSPTEYHEPVYANPFYRPTTPQRETVTPGPNFQERIKIKTNGLDIDVNESIHNMDNGLSEERENNFNHISPIRPVPHPRSVIQQAEETLHTPQKRLMTPWEESNVMRDKDAPSPKPTLSPRETIFGKSEHQNSSPTCQEDEEDVRYNIVHSLPPDINDTEPVTMIFMGYQQAEDSEEDKKLLTGYDGIIHAELVVIDDDEEEEDEGEAEKPSYHPIAPHSQVYQPAKPTPLPRKRSEASPHENTNHKSPHKNSISLKEQEESLGSPVHHSPFDVQTTGDGTEDPSLTALRMRMAKLGKKVI from the exons AAAAAGGCCTTGAGGGAGAAATGGCTTCTAGATGGAATCAGCAGCGGAAAAGAACAGGAAGAGATGAAGAAGCAAAATCAACAAGACCAGCACCAGATCCAGATTCTAGAACAAAGTATCCTCAG GCTTGAGAAAGAGATCCAAGATCTTGAAAAAGCTGAATTGCAAATCTCAACAAAGGAAGAGGccattttaaagaaactgaagtcAATTGAACAGACAACAGAAGACATTATAAGA TCTGTGAAagtggaaagggaagaaagagcagAAG AGTCAATTGAGGACATCTACGCTAATATCCCTGACCTTCCAAAGTCCTACATACCTTCTAGGTTAAGGAAGGAAATAAACgaagaaaaagaagatgatgaACAAAATAGGAGAG CTTTATATGCCATGGAAATTAAAGTTGAAAAAGACTTGAAGACTGGAGAAAGTACAGTTCTGTCTTCAATACCTCTGCCATCAGAAGACTTTAAAGGTACAGGAATAAAAGTTTATGATGATGGGCAAAAGTCAGTATATGCGGTAAGTTCTAATCACAGTGCAGCATACAATGGCACCGATGGCCTGGCACCAGTTGAAGTCGAGGAACTTCTAAGACAAGCTTCAGAGAGAAACTCTAAATCCCCAACAGAGTATCATGAGCCTGTATATGCCAATCCCTTTTACAGGCCTACAACCCCACAGAGAGAAACGGTGACCCCTGGACCAAACTTTCAAGAAAGGATAAAGATTAAAACTAATGGACTGGATATTGATGTAAATGAATCCATACACAATATGGACAATGGTCTTTCAGAGGAAAGGGAAAACAACTTCAATCATATCAGTCCCATTCGGCCAGTGCCTCATCCCCGATCAGTGATTCAACAAGCAGAAGAGACACTTCACACCCCACAAAAGAGGCTGATGACTCCTTGGGAAGAATCGAATGTCATGCGGGACAAAGATGCACCCTCCCCAAAGCCAACGCTGAGCCCCAGAGAGACAATATTTGGGAAATCTGAACACCAGAATTCTTCACCCACTTGTCAGGAGGATGAGGAAGATGTGAGATATAATATCGTTCATTCCCTGCCTCCTGACATAAATGATACAGAACCGGTGACAATGATTTTCATGGGGTATCAGCAGGCAGAAGATAGTGAGGAAGACAAGAAGCTTCTGACAGGCTATGATGGGATCATCCATGCTGAGCTAGTTGTGAttgatgatgatgaggaggaggaggatgaaggaGAAGCTGAGAAACCATCCTACCACCCCATAGCTCCCCACAGTCAGGTGTACCAGCCAGCCAAACCAACACCACTTCCTAGAAAAAGATCAGAAGCTAGTCCTCATGAAAACACAAATCATAAATCTCCCCACAAAAATTCCATATCTCTGAAGGAGCAAGAAGAAAGCTTAGGCAGCCCTGTCCACCATTCCCCATTTGATGTTCAGACAACTGGAGATGGGACTGAGGATCCATCCTTAACAG CTTTAAGGATGAGAATGGCAAAGCTGGGAAAAAAGGTGATCTAA